From Mangifera indica cultivar Alphonso unplaced genomic scaffold, CATAS_Mindica_2.1 Un_0001, whole genome shotgun sequence, the proteins below share one genomic window:
- the LOC123205025 gene encoding uncharacterized protein LOC123205025 isoform X3 codes for MEVRHTWVPEFRIRIREAVVVSVKNFSGFVSINGDGSWVCEGQHGYRSQHYPDPVEEVKKQASFLEQRGVALPEGYFSYKVILPNPKFYSIYSSNFPPEVITFEQWTLLKPQQKNMLSGWLKGAFSGGKKEMQESINQQLNFILSTAPIGDRLEVKGNKYVLGEFI; via the exons ATGGAGGTAAGGCACACGTGGGTCCCCGAATTCCGGATCCGGATACG GGAGGCCGTGGTGGTTTCTGTGAAGAATTTTTCAGGATTTGTATCAATCAATGGAGATGGCAGCTGGGTTTGTGAAGGCCAGCATGGGTACAGATCACAGCATTATCCTGACCCT GTGGAGGAAGTTAAAAAACAAGCTTCATTTCTTGAACAAAGGGGAGTTGCCCTGCCAGAAGGATATTTCTCATACAAAGTGATACTTCCTAATCCAAAATTTTA cTCCATTTATTCAAGCAATTTTCCACCTGAGGTTATTACCTTTGAGCAGTGGACACTATTGAAAccacaacaaaaaaatatgctGTCTGGCTGGCTTAAGGGTGCTTTTAGTGGTGGAAAAAAAGAGATGCAGGAATCAATTAATCAGCAACTCAATTTCATTCTCAGCACAGCTCCAATCGGGGAcagg TTGgaagttaaaggtaataaataTGTCCTAGGggaatttatctaa
- the LOC123205025 gene encoding uncharacterized protein LOC123205025 isoform X2, translated as MPFSQLHIEKLYGGKAHVGPRIPDPDTREAVVVSVKNFSGFVSINGDGSWVCEGQHGYRSQHYPDPVEEVKKQASFLEQRGVALPEGYFSYKVILPNPKFYSIYSSNFPPEVITFEQWTLLKPQQKNMLSGWLKGAFSGGKKEMQESINQQLNFILSTAPIGDRLEVKGNKYVLGEFI; from the exons ATGCCATTTTCTCAGTTGCATAtag AAAAGCTTTATGGAGGTAAGGCACACGTGGGTCCCCGAATTCCGGATCCGGATACG AGGGAGGCCGTGGTGGTTTCTGTGAAGAATTTTTCAGGATTTGTATCAATCAATGGAGATGGCAGCTGGGTTTGTGAAGGCCAGCATGGGTACAGATCACAGCATTATCCTGACCCT GTGGAGGAAGTTAAAAAACAAGCTTCATTTCTTGAACAAAGGGGAGTTGCCCTGCCAGAAGGATATTTCTCATACAAAGTGATACTTCCTAATCCAAAATTTTA cTCCATTTATTCAAGCAATTTTCCACCTGAGGTTATTACCTTTGAGCAGTGGACACTATTGAAAccacaacaaaaaaatatgctGTCTGGCTGGCTTAAGGGTGCTTTTAGTGGTGGAAAAAAAGAGATGCAGGAATCAATTAATCAGCAACTCAATTTCATTCTCAGCACAGCTCCAATCGGGGAcagg TTGgaagttaaaggtaataaataTGTCCTAGGggaatttatctaa
- the LOC123205025 gene encoding uncharacterized protein LOC123205025 isoform X1 codes for MQILCGLVIYKLFKRIFYGDDVLDIETSDSNAIFSVAYRLEKLYGGKAHVGPRIPDPDTREAVVVSVKNFSGFVSINGDGSWVCEGQHGYRSQHYPDPVEEVKKQASFLEQRGVALPEGYFSYKVILPNPKFYSIYSSNFPPEVITFEQWTLLKPQQKNMLSGWLKGAFSGGKKEMQESINQQLNFILSTAPIGDRQDPVWH; via the exons ATGCAGATTCTTTGCGGTCTCGTAATTTACAAACTGTTCAAAAGAATCTTCTACGGCGACGACGTTTTGGACATCGAAACCTCCGATTCTAATGCCATTTTCTCAGTTGCATAtag ATTAGAAAAGCTTTATGGAGGTAAGGCACACGTGGGTCCCCGAATTCCGGATCCGGATACG AGGGAGGCCGTGGTGGTTTCTGTGAAGAATTTTTCAGGATTTGTATCAATCAATGGAGATGGCAGCTGGGTTTGTGAAGGCCAGCATGGGTACAGATCACAGCATTATCCTGACCCT GTGGAGGAAGTTAAAAAACAAGCTTCATTTCTTGAACAAAGGGGAGTTGCCCTGCCAGAAGGATATTTCTCATACAAAGTGATACTTCCTAATCCAAAATTTTA cTCCATTTATTCAAGCAATTTTCCACCTGAGGTTATTACCTTTGAGCAGTGGACACTATTGAAAccacaacaaaaaaatatgctGTCTGGCTGGCTTAAGGGTGCTTTTAGTGGTGGAAAAAAAGAGATGCAGGAATCAATTAATCAGCAACTCAATTTCATTCTCAGCACAGCTCCAATCGGGGAcag GCAAGATCCTGTTTGGCATTGA